Proteins from a genomic interval of Synechococcus sp. A15-28:
- a CDS encoding thioredoxin family protein, which yields MHVIKFSSEDCGTCHKMSHYDAKVAEELGADFVSVMLQDTEAYRKYRKILLKQYPNKEGMGWPTYLLVNDPDGEFSIHGELKGGMPKGEFRTRLSELLAA from the coding sequence ATGCACGTGATCAAGTTCAGTTCCGAGGATTGCGGCACCTGCCACAAGATGAGCCACTACGACGCCAAGGTGGCTGAGGAACTCGGCGCCGACTTCGTCTCAGTGATGCTTCAGGACACGGAGGCCTACAGGAAATATCGCAAGATCCTGCTGAAGCAGTACCCCAACAAGGAGGGGATGGGCTGGCCCACCTATCTGCTGGTGAATGATCCGGACGGTGAATTCAGCATCCACGGAGAACTCAAGGGCGGCATGCCCAAAGGTGAGTTCCGCACCCGTCTGAGTGAGCTGCTGGCGGCCTGA
- the pyrC gene encoding dihydroorotase, with the protein MADQLTITAPDDWHVHLRDEEMLEKVVAHTARCFRRAIVMPNLRPPVTSVDAARRYRERILSACPEGMAFTPLMTAYLTDNTDPDDLERGFQEGIYTAAKLYPANATTNSAAGVTDLAQITRVLSRMESIGMPLLIHGEVTDADIDVFDREAVFIERHLRSLRTRHPELKVVFEHITTEEAVDYVGSADRNLAATITPHHLQINRNAMFLGGLRSDFYCLPVVKREQHRLALRRAATSGDPRFFLGTDSAPHPRAGKETSCGCAGIFNAPHALESYAQVFAEEEAMHHLEAFASLNGPAFYGLPVNNDTVTLEKIAVHVPQLVNGLVPFHAGETLPWRLQPCT; encoded by the coding sequence ATGGCTGACCAGCTCACGATCACCGCTCCGGACGACTGGCATGTCCACCTCAGGGATGAGGAGATGCTGGAGAAGGTTGTGGCGCACACAGCCCGTTGTTTTCGTCGGGCCATCGTGATGCCCAACCTGCGGCCGCCTGTCACATCGGTGGATGCGGCGCGCCGCTACCGCGAACGGATCCTTTCGGCCTGTCCTGAGGGGATGGCCTTCACGCCGTTGATGACCGCTTATCTCACCGACAACACAGATCCGGATGATCTGGAGAGGGGCTTCCAGGAGGGGATTTACACCGCAGCCAAGCTGTACCCCGCCAACGCCACCACCAATTCCGCTGCGGGTGTGACCGACCTGGCTCAGATCACACGTGTTCTGAGCCGAATGGAGTCCATCGGCATGCCTTTACTGATCCATGGGGAAGTGACGGATGCCGATATCGATGTGTTCGACCGGGAAGCGGTGTTCATCGAGCGGCATCTGAGGTCTTTGCGGACCCGTCATCCCGAGCTCAAGGTGGTGTTCGAGCACATCACCACTGAAGAGGCCGTCGATTACGTGGGCTCTGCAGATCGCAATCTGGCGGCCACGATCACCCCCCATCACCTGCAGATCAACCGGAACGCCATGTTCCTCGGTGGTTTGCGCAGCGACTTCTACTGCCTGCCCGTGGTCAAACGGGAGCAGCATCGCCTTGCCCTGCGGCGGGCGGCCACCAGCGGAGATCCGCGCTTTTTCCTCGGCACTGATTCCGCCCCGCATCCCAGAGCCGGCAAGGAGACCTCCTGCGGTTGTGCTGGCATCTTCAATGCTCCCCATGCGCTGGAGAGCTATGCCCAGGTTTTTGCAGAGGAAGAGGCGATGCATCACCTCGAAGCGTTCGCTTCCCTGAACGGCCCGGCCTTCTACGGCCTGCCGGTGAACAACGACACGGTCACCCTTGAAAAGATTGCTGTTCACGTGCCCCAGCTGGTGAACGGACTGGTTCCCTTCCATGCTGGGGAGACGCTGCCCTGGAGGCTTCAGCCATGCACGTGA
- a CDS encoding SulP family inorganic anion transporter, which translates to MSRIVLNRINATNLKGDVFGGLTAAVIALPMALAFGIASGAGAAAGLWGAVIIGLVASLFGGTPTLISEPTGPMTVVFTSVIISFTATADSPEQALAMAFSVGVLAGIFQILFGLFRLGRYVTMMPYTVISGFMSGIGIILVLLQLGPFLGQATPKGGVIGTLEAIPALMQGIQPMELLLAVITLAILWFTPSAVKKVCPPQLLALVVGTLLALTLFSGFGLRTIPEFSAAFPTFQLPTFSSDQLRLMVIDAAVLGMLGCIDALLTSVVADSLTRTEHNSNKELIGQGLANVVSGLFGAMPGAGATMGTVVNIQSGGRTALSGIVRAMVLMLVVLLAAPLASRIPLAVLAGIAVKVGIDIIDWDFLQRAHHLSVKAAVITYGVIALTVLVDLITAVGIGVFVANVLTIDRMSTLQSRKVKTISTTDDDVELNEEEQQLLDRASGMVLLFQLAGPMIFGVAKAISREHNAIGNCQAVVFDLSEVSHLGVTAAIALENAVKEAMEVGRDVFMVGVSGSTENRLRKLKLLDRLPESHLTSDRLSALRLAVDGLPGHG; encoded by the coding sequence ATGAGCCGGATCGTGCTGAACCGCATCAACGCCACAAACCTGAAGGGGGATGTGTTCGGCGGACTCACAGCTGCCGTGATTGCTCTGCCGATGGCGTTGGCCTTCGGAATCGCCTCCGGTGCCGGTGCTGCCGCTGGTCTCTGGGGTGCGGTGATCATCGGACTGGTGGCATCTCTGTTTGGTGGAACCCCCACGCTGATTTCGGAGCCCACAGGCCCGATGACCGTGGTGTTCACCTCGGTGATCATCAGTTTCACCGCCACAGCCGACAGCCCGGAGCAGGCCTTGGCGATGGCCTTCAGCGTCGGCGTTCTGGCCGGGATTTTCCAGATCCTGTTTGGCCTGTTCCGACTGGGGCGTTACGTAACGATGATGCCCTACACGGTGATCTCGGGCTTCATGTCCGGCATCGGCATCATCCTGGTGTTGTTGCAGCTGGGGCCGTTTCTGGGACAAGCCACTCCCAAGGGAGGGGTGATAGGAACGCTTGAGGCGATTCCTGCCTTGATGCAGGGAATCCAGCCCATGGAGCTCCTGCTGGCTGTGATCACCCTGGCCATTCTGTGGTTCACGCCTTCAGCGGTGAAAAAAGTGTGCCCGCCGCAGTTGCTGGCTCTTGTGGTGGGCACGCTGTTGGCTCTGACCCTGTTCAGCGGGTTCGGGCTTCGCACGATTCCTGAGTTTTCCGCCGCCTTCCCCACCTTTCAGCTGCCGACCTTCTCCAGCGATCAGCTTCGTCTGATGGTGATCGATGCCGCTGTGCTGGGCATGCTCGGCTGCATTGATGCGCTGCTGACCTCCGTGGTGGCCGACAGCCTGACCCGCACCGAACACAACTCCAACAAAGAGTTGATCGGTCAGGGGCTGGCCAATGTGGTGTCCGGCCTGTTTGGGGCGATGCCCGGTGCTGGAGCCACCATGGGCACGGTGGTGAACATTCAGTCCGGCGGACGAACAGCGCTATCGGGCATTGTCCGGGCCATGGTGCTGATGCTGGTGGTGCTTCTGGCAGCACCGTTGGCCTCACGCATCCCCCTGGCGGTGCTCGCTGGTATCGCTGTGAAGGTGGGTATTGACATCATCGACTGGGATTTTCTCCAGCGGGCTCATCACCTGTCGGTGAAAGCAGCGGTGATCACCTATGGCGTAATCGCTCTGACCGTGCTGGTGGATCTGATCACGGCCGTGGGAATCGGGGTGTTCGTGGCCAACGTGCTCACCATTGATCGGATGAGCACGCTTCAGTCGAGAAAGGTGAAGACCATCAGCACCACCGATGACGATGTGGAGCTCAATGAGGAGGAGCAGCAGCTGCTGGATCGAGCCTCCGGCATGGTGCTGCTGTTCCAGTTGGCTGGTCCGATGATCTTCGGTGTCGCCAAGGCGATCTCCCGGGAGCACAACGCAATCGGGAACTGCCAGGCCGTGGTGTTTGACCTCTCTGAGGTGTCCCATCTGGGGGTGACCGCTGCGATCGCGCTGGAGAATGCTGTGAAGGAGGCGATGGAAGTGGGGCGCGATGTGTTCATGGTGGGCGTTTCCGGCAGCACCGAGAACCGTCTCCGCAAGCTGAAGCTTCTGGACCGCCTGCCGGAGAGTCATCTCACCTCTGATCGCCTGTCGGCTCTGCGCCTGGCGGTGGACGGTCTTCCCGGCCATGGCTGA
- a CDS encoding calcium/sodium antiporter: MPPFLFYSLEVIGGILLLFLGGDQFVKGSVTIATLCRIPQLVIGLTVVAFGTSAPELFVSVSSILQNADDLAVGNVVGSNIFNILVVLGCSALVFPLRVENRLVRRDVPVLLAISSAAWGMASAGRMTWQAGVALLIGLIINTVWEIRTAREDHQETDGTSDLERTRSGFNRRLTIALLQLAVGITLLVLGSKTLVSGASSAAAFLNVPTAVIGLTIVATGTSTPELITSVVATLKGKTDLAVGNVVGSCLLNLLMVLGGCAAISGEAGLQVTGELISEDLPVMMIATLVCLPIFWSRRSISRIEGGILLTAYILYLTDNVLPRTALASWQDEFRLATLCVAMPILVIVVVTQVLIHMRFTGSEQS; encoded by the coding sequence CTGCCTCCTTTTCTCTTCTACAGCCTCGAGGTGATCGGAGGGATCCTGCTGCTGTTTCTTGGAGGAGACCAGTTCGTCAAAGGGTCGGTGACAATCGCCACCTTGTGCCGGATCCCGCAGCTTGTGATCGGCCTCACCGTTGTTGCCTTCGGCACAAGCGCCCCGGAGCTGTTTGTCAGTGTCAGCTCAATCCTGCAGAACGCAGACGATCTTGCCGTTGGCAACGTCGTAGGGAGCAACATTTTCAACATTCTGGTCGTCTTGGGCTGTTCGGCCCTGGTCTTTCCTCTGCGCGTCGAGAACCGACTTGTGCGTCGCGACGTGCCGGTTCTGTTGGCCATTTCTTCTGCAGCCTGGGGGATGGCTTCCGCCGGTCGGATGACATGGCAAGCGGGCGTGGCCTTGCTGATCGGCTTGATCATCAACACCGTCTGGGAAATCCGAACTGCCCGGGAAGACCACCAAGAGACTGATGGAACATCAGATCTTGAACGGACACGCTCAGGGTTCAACCGGCGTTTGACGATCGCGCTGCTTCAGCTCGCCGTCGGCATCACTTTGCTGGTTCTGGGCTCGAAAACGCTGGTCAGCGGAGCCAGCTCCGCAGCGGCATTTCTGAATGTGCCCACTGCTGTGATCGGATTGACGATCGTCGCCACGGGCACATCCACGCCGGAACTGATCACCTCGGTCGTGGCAACCCTGAAGGGGAAGACCGACCTCGCCGTCGGCAATGTCGTTGGTAGTTGTCTGCTCAATCTTTTGATGGTTCTGGGAGGCTGCGCGGCTATCAGCGGTGAAGCCGGGCTTCAAGTCACGGGGGAACTGATTTCCGAAGATTTGCCGGTCATGATGATCGCCACCCTGGTCTGTTTGCCGATTTTCTGGTCACGGCGCAGCATCTCCAGGATTGAAGGGGGGATTCTGCTGACCGCTTACATCCTTTACTTAACTGACAACGTCCTGCCGAGGACAGCTCTTGCGTCATGGCAGGACGAATTCCGTCTGGCAACGCTCTGCGTGGCCATGCCAATCCTCGTGATCGTGGTCGTCACGCAAGTGCTGATTCACATGCGCTTCACAGGGTCGGAACAATCCTGA
- a CDS encoding DUF2231 domain-containing protein has product MLELLPPLNDKNLPWLDVIHPIVVHFVISMALITVVFDLIGVLTRKKNLFEVSFWNLIVATVAIFVAIIFGQVEAGLANPYGASRDILNYHSTIGWSLAGVLALLTGWRYVARQKDPNILPKGFLAIDFVLAGLVFAQVYLGDKLVWVYGLHTVPVVEAIREGVLS; this is encoded by the coding sequence ATGCTCGAGCTTCTTCCCCCTCTCAACGACAAGAACCTCCCCTGGCTCGACGTCATCCATCCGATCGTCGTGCATTTCGTCATCTCGATGGCGCTGATCACCGTCGTCTTCGATCTGATCGGAGTGCTCACCAGGAAGAAGAACCTGTTTGAGGTCAGCTTCTGGAATCTGATCGTCGCCACCGTGGCGATCTTCGTGGCCATCATCTTTGGCCAGGTGGAGGCCGGGCTCGCCAACCCCTACGGAGCCTCGCGAGATATCCTCAATTACCACAGCACCATTGGTTGGTCCCTGGCCGGCGTGTTGGCACTGCTCACCGGCTGGCGCTACGTCGCCCGTCAGAAAGACCCCAACATTCTTCCGAAGGGGTTCCTGGCCATCGACTTCGTCTTGGCCGGTCTGGTCTTCGCCCAGGTGTATCTGGGCGACAAGCTCGTCTGGGTCTACGGCCTGCACACGGTTCCGGTGGTGGAAGCGATCCGTGAAGGGGTGCTGTCATGA
- a CDS encoding DUF2231 domain-containing protein: MSLIAAIASPINDIADSLGANDLPYAIPLHPNLVHLTIGLFAIGIAFDFAGAFYPLEKRLFRFLALPVTRSGFHDVGWYNLVACSGITFFTVAAGFYEMLLAVPLPGIRSILGQTAIDTMLWHAIGGVAILLVIVAMTVWRGYQRFVWRKDMGRQVTWLYLLCGASMLMVMGLHGSLGAWLASDFGVHITADQLLAAGADLNEVLP; the protein is encoded by the coding sequence ATGAGCCTGATTGCCGCGATTGCATCGCCGATCAACGACATCGCCGACTCCCTGGGAGCCAACGATCTTCCCTACGCGATTCCCCTGCACCCCAACCTGGTGCATCTCACCATCGGCCTGTTCGCGATCGGGATCGCCTTCGACTTCGCTGGTGCGTTCTACCCCTTGGAGAAACGGCTCTTCCGCTTTCTCGCCCTGCCTGTGACCCGCAGCGGTTTCCATGATGTGGGCTGGTACAACCTGGTGGCCTGCAGCGGGATCACCTTCTTCACGGTGGCCGCAGGCTTCTACGAAATGCTGTTGGCGGTGCCGCTGCCGGGCATCCGCAGCATCCTCGGCCAGACCGCCATCGACACCATGCTCTGGCATGCCATTGGTGGGGTTGCCATTCTGCTGGTGATCGTCGCCATGACCGTCTGGCGCGGCTACCAACGCTTCGTCTGGCGCAAGGACATGGGCCGCCAGGTGACCTGGCTGTACCTGCTTTGCGGTGCCTCGATGCTGATGGTGATGGGCCTGCATGGAAGCCTGGGCGCCTGGCTCGCCAGCGATTTCGGTGTTCACATCACCGCCGACCAACTGCTGGCCGCCGGTGCCGATCTCAATGAGGTGCTGCCATGA
- a CDS encoding cytochrome c oxidase subunit II, with protein MTTTAPKNSPNIGAIVIITIAVAINLVIAKLMATWSYSWFPPQASSAAPYVDDLFALETGIGSFIFFGCTGVMGWVLLFNRAGKYDESDGAPIEGNTKLEIIWTIIPLVTVFVIAAYTMNVNMKLQNLGPKHKYTIGTDPTALMEADPIADVGPIDVIARQWSWEFVYPNGVRSSELHLPVDQRVNFRLISEDVLHSFFVPAFRLKQDIIPGSIISYSLTPTKEGRFRLRDAMFSGAYFSQNQTDVIVESDEAYANWLKTTAKQPLQPGLDPGRPLYDRRIARGDKGWATVPPAPPPMVNDPGDPSIPHDA; from the coding sequence ATGACCACCACTGCTCCCAAGAACAGCCCGAACATCGGCGCCATTGTGATCATCACGATCGCAGTAGCAATCAATCTGGTGATCGCCAAATTGATGGCGACATGGTCCTACAGCTGGTTCCCGCCGCAGGCCTCTTCGGCGGCGCCCTACGTCGACGATCTGTTCGCATTGGAAACCGGCATCGGCTCCTTCATCTTCTTCGGCTGCACCGGAGTGATGGGTTGGGTGCTGTTGTTCAACCGCGCTGGTAAGTACGACGAAAGCGATGGTGCGCCGATTGAAGGCAACACCAAACTGGAAATCATCTGGACGATCATCCCGCTGGTGACGGTCTTCGTGATCGCCGCTTACACGATGAACGTCAACATGAAGCTTCAGAACCTCGGTCCGAAGCACAAATACACCATCGGCACTGATCCAACAGCACTGATGGAGGCCGATCCCATCGCAGACGTGGGTCCGATCGATGTGATTGCGCGCCAATGGAGCTGGGAATTTGTTTACCCGAACGGCGTGCGCAGCTCAGAGCTGCATCTGCCGGTTGATCAACGGGTCAATTTCCGATTGATCTCGGAGGACGTTCTGCACAGTTTCTTCGTGCCTGCCTTCCGACTGAAGCAGGACATTATCCCCGGCAGCATCATTTCCTACAGCCTCACGCCCACCAAAGAAGGGCGATTCCGTTTGCGAGACGCCATGTTCAGCGGTGCCTACTTCTCACAGAACCAGACCGACGTCATCGTCGAATCCGATGAGGCCTACGCCAACTGGCTGAAGACAACCGCCAAGCAACCGCTGCAGCCCGGCCTCGATCCCGGCAGACCGCTCTACGACCGCCGCATCGCCCGCGGCGATAAAGGATGGGCCACGGTGCCGCCTGCACCGCCCCCGATGGTGAACGACCCCGGCGATCCCTCCATCCCCCACGACGCCTGA
- a CDS encoding cbb3-type cytochrome c oxidase subunit I — MTTTNYDPRILKAPHPVPGAPDNWKRFFSFNTDAKVIGIQYIATSLFFLLVGGLLAMIVRGELITPPADLVDPSVYNGLYTMHGTVMLFLFLFPILNGFNNLLIPTMIGAPDMAFPKLNAAAFWLVPVFAVVLMGSFFAPGGPASSGWWSYPPMSLQNPLGHFINGEFLWILAVALSGISSIMGAVNFVTTIIRMRAPGMGFFKMPVFVWTAWAAQTIQLVGLPALTGGAVMLLFDLSFGTSFFRPEGGGDPVLFQHFFWFYSHPAVYVLVLPVFGIFSELFPVYARKPLFGYRFVAIASFGITFLSLIVWAHHMFYTGTPNWMRHIFMFTTMLIAVPTGVKVFAWLGTLWQGNLRLNTPMLFCLGGLFNFIFAGITGVMLATVPIDIHVGNTAFVVAHFHYVIFNTIGFGVFAGIYHWFPKFTGRMYYEGLGKVHFALTFIGATLNWLPIHWAGLLGMPRRVASYDPEFAIWNVLGSIGAFMLGVASIPFILNMVSSWSRGPKAPPNPWRAIGLEWLLPSPPPAENFEDDIPTVISEPYGYGLGHPLVEDEEFYVRRSQEA, encoded by the coding sequence ATGACCACCACCAACTACGACCCCCGCATCCTCAAGGCGCCCCATCCCGTACCGGGTGCGCCGGATAACTGGAAGCGCTTTTTCAGCTTCAACACCGATGCCAAGGTGATCGGGATTCAGTACATCGCCACCTCACTGTTCTTCCTGCTGGTGGGAGGTCTGCTGGCGATGATTGTGCGCGGTGAGCTGATCACACCGCCGGCCGATCTGGTGGATCCGAGCGTCTACAACGGTCTTTACACGATGCATGGAACAGTGATGCTGTTCCTGTTTCTGTTCCCGATCCTCAACGGTTTCAACAACCTGTTGATCCCCACGATGATCGGCGCGCCGGACATGGCGTTCCCAAAACTCAACGCCGCCGCCTTCTGGTTGGTGCCTGTTTTCGCCGTGGTGCTGATGGGCAGCTTCTTTGCACCCGGCGGACCAGCCTCCTCTGGATGGTGGTCTTATCCGCCGATGAGCCTGCAGAACCCACTGGGGCACTTCATCAACGGCGAGTTTCTCTGGATCCTGGCGGTGGCTCTGTCGGGGATCTCCTCGATCATGGGCGCCGTCAATTTCGTGACGACGATCATCCGGATGCGGGCCCCCGGCATGGGCTTTTTCAAGATGCCGGTGTTCGTCTGGACCGCCTGGGCCGCCCAGACGATTCAGCTTGTCGGCCTGCCTGCACTCACCGGTGGTGCCGTGATGCTGCTGTTTGACCTCAGCTTCGGCACCAGCTTTTTCCGACCTGAAGGTGGCGGTGATCCGGTGCTGTTTCAGCACTTCTTCTGGTTCTATTCCCACCCTGCCGTGTACGTGCTGGTGCTGCCGGTGTTCGGCATCTTTTCTGAGCTGTTCCCGGTGTATGCCCGCAAGCCACTCTTCGGCTACCGCTTTGTGGCCATCGCCTCCTTCGGCATCACCTTCCTCAGCCTGATTGTGTGGGCACACCACATGTTCTACACAGGCACACCGAACTGGATGCGCCACATCTTCATGTTCACCACGATGTTGATCGCCGTTCCAACAGGAGTGAAGGTGTTCGCCTGGTTGGGCACCCTGTGGCAGGGAAACCTGAGGCTGAACACACCGATGCTGTTCTGCCTTGGTGGCCTGTTCAACTTCATCTTTGCCGGCATCACCGGCGTGATGCTGGCGACAGTGCCCATCGACATCCATGTGGGCAACACCGCTTTCGTCGTGGCCCATTTCCACTACGTGATCTTCAACACGATCGGCTTTGGGGTGTTCGCCGGCATCTACCACTGGTTCCCGAAATTCACCGGCAGGATGTACTACGAGGGCCTGGGCAAAGTGCACTTTGCGCTCACCTTCATCGGCGCCACCCTCAACTGGCTTCCGATTCACTGGGCCGGCCTGCTCGGGATGCCCCGTCGTGTGGCCTCCTACGACCCGGAATTCGCCATCTGGAATGTGCTGGGCAGCATCGGCGCCTTCATGCTCGGCGTCGCCTCGATCCCCTTCATTCTCAACATGGTGAGCTCCTGGTCCCGGGGCCCGAAGGCTCCACCCAATCCCTGGCGGGCCATCGGCCTGGAGTGGCTGCTGCCCTCCCCACCACCGGCTGAGAACTTCGAGGACGACATCCCCACCGTGATCAGTGAGCCTTACGGCTACGGCCTGGGCCACCCCCTCGTCGAGGACGAGGAGTTCTACGTCCGCCGTTCCCAGGAGGCCTGA
- a CDS encoding heme-copper oxidase subunit III, producing MTSVNPDIQLNHTPGHVKHDGHNMTGFVIFLCSESVIFLAFFAGYAVLKLTAPQWLPDGVEGLEVRMPLINSVVLVSSSFVAYFAERYLHKGNLWGFRAVWLLTMAMGSYFVYGQYVEWSELTFSLSSGVFGGMFYLLTGFHGLHVITGILMMGLMLARSFRPGNYDKGEMGVASVSLFWHFVDVIWILLFLLIYVWQ from the coding sequence ATGACCAGCGTCAATCCCGACATTCAGCTCAATCACACCCCTGGCCATGTGAAGCACGACGGTCACAACATGACCGGCTTCGTGATCTTCCTCTGCTCCGAGAGCGTCATCTTCCTGGCCTTCTTCGCTGGCTACGCCGTGCTCAAGCTCACGGCTCCCCAATGGCTACCGGATGGCGTTGAGGGGTTGGAGGTGCGCATGCCCCTGATCAACAGCGTGGTCTTGGTGAGCTCCAGTTTTGTGGCCTACTTCGCCGAGCGCTATCTGCACAAGGGCAACCTCTGGGGCTTCCGGGCGGTGTGGCTATTGACCATGGCGATGGGGTCCTACTTCGTCTACGGGCAGTACGTCGAATGGTCGGAACTCACTTTCAGCCTCAGCAGCGGTGTGTTCGGCGGGATGTTCTACCTGCTCACCGGCTTTCACGGCCTGCACGTGATCACCGGCATCCTGATGATGGGCCTGATGCTGGCCCGATCGTTCCGTCCCGGAAATTACGACAAGGGCGAGATGGGCGTTGCTTCAGTAAGCCTGTTCTGGCACTTCGTCGATGTGATCTGGATCCTTCTTTTCCTCCTTATCTACGTCTGGCAGTAA
- a CDS encoding GMC family oxidoreductase, which yields MIIDDRHYDVIVIGSGAGGGTLAGALSRKGKTVLVLERGGAMALEDQNVADVDLFRKDRYHPKNERWFGPDGDPFAPQTTYARGGNTKIWGAVLERMREKDFTEVPLQEGVSPAWPFDYAELAPYYEQAEQLYRVHGKAGVDPTEPSCQGEYVAKPKAVEPFLEPLRAALQRQGCRPYDIPISWSDDKDDPSGDAQLFGLEAGDPDRLTLRDNAKVQRLHVSPSGREVKAVEAELEGDTWLFRADVVVLAAGAVNTPVMLLRSATSHHPKGIGNGSDQVGRNLMNLQLTSILQLATERNSGRYGRSLGINDYYWGDKNVSFPLGHIQTAGGVLQDALFAESPPVLSLVSKMIPDFGLERLASRSVAWWAMTEVMPDPHNKIWLHNDQIRINYIHNNREAHDRLVYRWIDTLKEVEKDPITKVVLQAPTHARGAAPLSVVGYGCGSCRMGDDPANAVVDAHGKCHELDNLYIADASVFPSCPSVGPGLSVIALALRLADQLS from the coding sequence ATGATTATCGACGACCGCCACTACGACGTCATCGTCATCGGCAGCGGCGCCGGTGGCGGCACCCTGGCTGGTGCTCTGAGCCGCAAGGGCAAAACCGTGCTGGTGCTGGAGCGCGGCGGCGCCATGGCTCTTGAGGATCAGAACGTCGCTGACGTGGATCTGTTCCGCAAGGACCGCTATCACCCCAAAAACGAACGCTGGTTCGGACCGGACGGCGATCCCTTCGCCCCCCAGACCACCTACGCCCGCGGCGGCAACACCAAGATCTGGGGCGCGGTGCTGGAGCGCATGCGTGAAAAGGACTTCACCGAAGTCCCCCTGCAGGAGGGTGTGTCACCCGCCTGGCCGTTCGACTACGCCGAACTTGCCCCTTACTACGAACAGGCTGAACAGCTCTACCGGGTGCATGGCAAGGCCGGAGTCGACCCCACCGAACCCAGCTGTCAAGGCGAGTATGTGGCCAAACCCAAAGCGGTGGAGCCATTCCTGGAACCGCTTCGCGCCGCTCTGCAACGCCAGGGATGCCGCCCTTACGACATCCCCATCAGCTGGTCGGACGACAAGGACGACCCGAGCGGCGATGCCCAGCTGTTCGGTCTCGAGGCCGGGGATCCAGATCGGCTCACCCTGCGCGACAACGCCAAGGTGCAGCGACTCCATGTGAGCCCCAGCGGCCGCGAGGTGAAAGCTGTGGAAGCGGAGCTTGAGGGAGACACCTGGTTGTTCCGCGCCGATGTGGTGGTGTTGGCGGCCGGTGCTGTGAACACTCCAGTGATGCTGTTGCGCTCGGCAACCTCCCACCACCCCAAGGGCATCGGCAACGGCTCCGATCAGGTGGGCCGCAATCTGATGAATCTGCAGCTCACCTCGATCCTGCAGCTGGCCACCGAACGCAACAGCGGTCGCTATGGACGCTCCCTGGGCATCAACGACTACTACTGGGGAGACAAGAACGTCAGCTTTCCCCTGGGTCACATCCAGACCGCCGGTGGCGTGCTGCAGGACGCGTTGTTCGCCGAGTCGCCGCCTGTTCTCTCCCTGGTGAGCAAGATGATTCCAGACTTCGGCCTCGAGCGTCTGGCATCACGCTCCGTGGCCTGGTGGGCGATGACGGAGGTGATGCCGGATCCCCACAACAAGATCTGGCTGCACAACGACCAGATCCGCATCAACTACATCCACAACAACCGCGAAGCTCACGATCGACTCGTCTACCGCTGGATCGACACCTTGAAAGAGGTGGAGAAGGACCCGATCACCAAAGTGGTGCTCCAGGCCCCCACCCATGCCCGCGGCGCAGCACCCCTGAGTGTGGTGGGCTATGGCTGCGGCAGTTGTCGAATGGGCGACGACCCCGCCAATGCCGTGGTCGATGCTCATGGAAAGTGCCATGAACTGGACAACCTCTACATCGCGGACGCCAGCGTCTTCCCCAGCTGCCCCAGCGTGGGACCTGGACTCAGCGTGATCGCGTTGGCCCTGAGGCTGGCGGACCAGCTCAGCTGA